A portion of the Hymenobacter yonginensis genome contains these proteins:
- a CDS encoding porin family protein, translating into MKKPFLPILVAGALWLAAPTVHAQSTFRIGPKVGVNQSFGRFEYPGNDYLKVTNSSRNGAEVGVVGQLGLGTHWAVQPAVLYSQKGFAFEEDAYDAPYNYTYHGEYKFRFNYLAVPINMVYSLQQEGQGLQIFAGPYVGFLLGGKFNSSQSGRYGSGASRGGSNEGDVEAGDTYKNGADDPYVSQGLDVGLQGGLGYGFASGLQVQVGYSQSLRDLGAKYETGRTSREPPTYRNHAFQFSLAYLFGSRN; encoded by the coding sequence ATGAAAAAACCCTTCCTCCCCATTCTTGTTGCCGGCGCGCTGTGGCTGGCAGCGCCAACTGTCCACGCCCAGTCCACTTTCCGTATCGGCCCTAAAGTGGGCGTTAATCAATCGTTTGGCCGTTTCGAGTATCCCGGTAACGACTATTTGAAGGTTACCAATTCCTCACGCAACGGAGCAGAAGTAGGCGTGGTGGGCCAGCTTGGCTTGGGTACGCACTGGGCCGTACAGCCGGCAGTATTGTACTCCCAGAAAGGCTTCGCCTTCGAGGAAGATGCCTACGACGCGCCGTATAACTACACCTATCACGGAGAGTACAAGTTCCGCTTCAATTACCTGGCCGTGCCCATCAATATGGTCTACAGCCTGCAGCAAGAGGGTCAGGGCCTACAGATATTCGCCGGCCCGTACGTGGGCTTTCTGTTGGGTGGTAAATTCAACTCCTCTCAAAGCGGCCGGTACGGCAGTGGCGCCAGCAGGGGCGGGTCCAATGAGGGAGACGTGGAGGCTGGCGACACGTATAAGAATGGGGCCGATGACCCATATGTTTCCCAAGGGCTTGATGTGGGCCTGCAAGGGGGCCTGGGCTACGGCTTTGCAAGTGGCCTGCAAGTGCAGGTCGGCTACAGCCAGAGTCTACGCGACCTCGGGGCAAAGTATGAGACCGGGCGCACCAGTCGAGAACCGCCCACTTACCGCAACCACGCCTTTCAGTTCTCGCTGGCCTATTTATTTGGGTCCAGGAACTAA
- a CDS encoding LamG-like jellyroll fold domain-containing protein encodes MTHTYYPAARAARRCPGLRAHYLLLLLALLLPWAARAQAPSVTVSPAGPLTLCAGTSQTLTATATVPGFNVAGTGFSGGGVFTVAVQADGKLLVGGEFSAYNGNAAAPDHLLRLNADGSLDNSFNPSGNGFNTYVQAVAVQADGKVLVGGEFSAYNGNAAAPDHLLRLNPDGSLDSSFNPGGTGFGLNNSVYAVTVQADGKLLVGGGFTAYNGNAAASDQLLRLNPDGSLDSSFNPGGSGFDFDGVVSTVAVQADGKLLVGGYFFEYNGNAAAPDNLLRLNADGSLDSSFNPGGDGLTNEDVKALAVQADGKVVVGGFFSYYNNTDTPNHLLRLNPDGSLDAAFNPGGSGFDSRFSASVQTVAVQADGKMLVGGYFTAYNGNNAAPDWLLRLNANGSLDSSFNPGGRGLNNAVYAVAVQADGKLLVGGYFTAYNGNAAAPDGLLRLNADGSLNDAATAPAGLAYTWSNGATGASITVSQPGDYRAVATTTSNGTGYSNLVRVNAPPAVTVQVSPAGPLVLAGGSSATLTATATVPGFNVAGTGFNGPVYAVVQADGKLLVGGDFTAYNGNGAAPYCLLRLHADGSLDSSFNPGGRGFDGPVQTVSVQADGKLLVGGDFTAYNGNGAAPDNLLRLNANGSLDSSFNPGGRGFDSPVYAVSVQADGKLLVGGDFTAYNGNAAVPYGLLRLHADGSLDSSFNSGGRGFNSSVYALAVQADGKLLVGGDFTAYNGNRAAPDGLLRLHADGSLDSSFNPNGNGLNNTVSVVSVQADGKLLVGGAFTAYNGNAAAPDGLLRLHADGSLDSSFNPNGNGLNNTVSVVSVQADGKLLVGGLFTAYNGNAAAPDRLLRINPDGSLDSSFNFGGTGFGGGLGGGAVRTVAVQADGKLLVGGDFTAYNGNAAAPDRLLRLHADGSLNDAATALAGATFIFTPGNTAGATRTVSTAGTYAAIATDPATGCSYRSNEVVVTVEAPMLTAVAPAIGGLGQTITLTGTALESPTALTINGANALAGIVSNTGTRLVVRVPVTAAASGEVSITTDGGTATVPFRVMPAPGNALAFDGVDDYVSGTNAQLPQGNAPRTLEAWVKPANTYCGLFIYGTNATNQRAGLSLVDNRLYYAGFNNDLIGATVLETDRWCHVAATFDGTTLRLYVNGVLDATQTNTYTTTGTNWRMGSTNLVDSTPDNQFRGRLDEVRVWNVARSVADVQADMRAVPALPLPAGVVAYYNFDQGAPAGPNAGLTTIYDLVSARPATLTGFDLSSGNTTSNYVESYALVVPTATAATNRQPNSFTATWTAPAVGTVTSYVLDVATDAAFTAPVTGSPFTVAAPATSYTVTGVRNGGAYYYRVRALNAPLVDQGAFSNTALVATPLPVELTAFTATAGDPQTVRLAWATASERNSARFEVERSLDGRTFQPIGTVPAAGTSSSRRTYSLPDQQLPAGATPLYYRLRQVDLDGTFAYSSVQVVTRAGQSRPTLTLTLAPNPTQGSTTLHGAAASTPVQVYDAVGRLVLTARTAADGSARLVLPAGLPTGVYVVRCGAQAARLVLE; translated from the coding sequence ATGACGCACACCTACTATCCGGCCGCCCGCGCGGCCCGCCGCTGCCCCGGCTTGCGGGCACATTACCTGCTGCTGCTGCTGGCCCTGCTGCTGCCCTGGGCCGCGCGGGCGCAGGCACCCAGCGTTACGGTGTCGCCCGCCGGCCCGCTCACGCTGTGCGCCGGCACCAGCCAGACGCTGACGGCTACGGCCACCGTGCCGGGCTTCAACGTGGCCGGCACCGGCTTCAGCGGCGGCGGCGTGTTTACCGTGGCGGTGCAGGCGGACGGCAAGCTGCTGGTCGGGGGGGAATTCTCTGCCTACAACGGCAACGCCGCCGCCCCGGATCATCTGCTCCGCCTCAACGCCGACGGCTCGCTCGACAACTCGTTCAACCCCAGTGGCAACGGCTTCAACACCTACGTGCAGGCCGTGGCGGTGCAGGCCGACGGCAAGGTGCTAGTCGGGGGAGAATTCTCTGCCTACAACGGCAACGCCGCCGCCCCGGATCATCTGCTACGCCTCAACCCCGACGGCTCGCTCGACAGCTCCTTCAACCCCGGCGGCACCGGCTTCGGCCTCAACAACTCCGTGTATGCCGTGACGGTGCAGGCCGACGGCAAGCTGCTGGTCGGGGGGGGCTTTACGGCCTACAACGGCAACGCCGCCGCCTCGGATCAGCTGCTGCGCCTCAACCCCGACGGCTCACTCGACAGCTCCTTCAACCCCGGCGGCAGCGGCTTCGACTTCGACGGCGTAGTATCTACCGTGGCAGTGCAGGCCGACGGCAAGCTGCTGGTTGGGGGCTACTTCTTTGAGTACAATGGCAACGCCGCCGCCCCAGACAATCTGCTGCGCCTCAACGCCGACGGCTCGCTTGACAGCTCCTTCAACCCTGGCGGTGACGGCCTTACCAATGAGGACGTAAAAGCCTTAGCGGTGCAGGCCGACGGCAAGGTGGTGGTTGGGGGCTTCTTCTCATACTACAACAACACCGACACCCCAAACCATCTTCTACGCCTCAACCCCGACGGCTCGCTCGATGCAGCCTTCAATCCCGGTGGCAGCGGATTTGATAGTAGATTTTCCGCCAGCGTGCAGACCGTAGCGGTGCAGGCCGATGGCAAGATGCTGGTCGGGGGCTATTTCACGGCCTACAACGGTAACAACGCCGCTCCGGACTGGCTGCTGCGCCTCAATGCCAACGGCTCGCTCGACAGCTCCTTCAACCCTGGCGGCAGAGGCCTTAACAACGCTGTGTATGCCGTGGCGGTGCAGGCCGACGGCAAGTTACTGGTCGGGGGCTATTTCACGGCCTACAACGGCAACGCCGCCGCCCCGGATGGTCTGCTGCGCCTCAACGCCGACGGCAGCCTCAACGATGCGGCCACTGCGCCGGCCGGGCTGGCCTATACGTGGAGCAACGGGGCTACCGGGGCCAGCATCACCGTAAGCCAGCCGGGCGACTACCGGGCGGTGGCCACCACTACTTCCAATGGCACCGGTTACAGCAACCTAGTGCGCGTAAACGCCCCGCCCGCCGTTACGGTGCAGGTCAGCCCGGCCGGCCCGCTGGTGCTGGCCGGGGGCAGCAGTGCCACCCTCACGGCCACGGCTACCGTGCCGGGCTTCAACGTGGCCGGCACCGGCTTCAACGGCCCCGTGTATGCCGTGGTACAGGCCGACGGCAAGCTGCTAGTCGGGGGCGACTTCACGGCCTACAACGGCAACGGCGCCGCACCATACTGTCTGCTGCGCCTCCACGCCGACGGCTCGCTCGACAGCTCGTTCAATCCCGGCGGCCGTGGCTTCGATGGCCCCGTGCAGACCGTGTCGGTGCAGGCCGACGGCAAGCTGCTGGTCGGGGGTGACTTCACGGCCTACAACGGCAACGGCGCCGCCCCGGATAATCTACTGCGTCTCAACGCCAACGGCTCGCTCGACAGCTCGTTCAACCCCGGCGGCCGCGGCTTCGATAGCCCTGTGTATGCCGTGTCGGTGCAGGCCGACGGCAAGCTGCTGGTCGGGGGCGACTTCACGGCCTACAACGGCAACGCCGCTGTCCCATATGGGCTTCTGCGCCTCCACGCCGACGGCTCGCTCGACAGCTCGTTCAACTCCGGCGGCCGCGGCTTCAACAGCTCCGTGTATGCCTTGGCGGTGCAGGCCGACGGCAAGCTGCTGGTTGGGGGCGACTTCACGGCCTACAACGGCAACAGGGCCGCCCCGGACGGGTTGCTGCGCCTCCACGCTGACGGTTCGCTCGACAGCTCATTCAACCCCAACGGCAACGGCCTCAACAATACCGTGAGTGTCGTATCGGTGCAGGCCGACGGCAAGCTGCTGGTCGGGGGCGCCTTCACGGCCTACAACGGCAATGCCGCCGCCCCGGACGGGTTGCTGCGCCTCCACGCTGACGGTTCGCTCGACAGCTCGTTCAACCCCAACGGCAACGGCCTCAATAATACCGTGAGTGTCGTATCGGTGCAGGCCGACGGAAAGCTGCTGGTCGGGGGCTTATTCACGGCCTACAACGGCAATGCCGCCGCCCCGGACCGGCTGCTGCGTATCAACCCCGACGGCTCGCTTGACAGCTCGTTCAACTTCGGCGGCACCGGCTTCGGCGGCGGCCTCGGCGGCGGGGCCGTGCGTACCGTGGCGGTACAGGCCGACGGCAAGCTGCTGGTCGGGGGTGACTTCACGGCCTACAACGGCAATGCCGCCGCACCGGACCGACTGCTGCGCCTCCACGCCGACGGCTCGCTCAACGATGCGGCCACTGCGCTGGCGGGGGCCACATTCATCTTTACTCCCGGCAACACGGCCGGGGCCACCCGCACCGTGAGCACGGCTGGCACGTACGCGGCCATTGCCACCGACCCGGCCACCGGTTGCTCCTACCGCTCCAATGAGGTAGTGGTCACCGTCGAAGCGCCCATGCTCACGGCCGTGGCGCCCGCCATCGGCGGGCTGGGCCAGACGATTACGCTCACGGGCACCGCCCTGGAAAGTCCCACGGCCCTGACCATCAACGGGGCCAACGCGCTGGCCGGCATCGTGAGCAACACCGGCACCCGCCTGGTGGTGCGCGTGCCCGTAACGGCCGCGGCCAGCGGCGAGGTGAGCATCACCACGGACGGCGGCACGGCAACCGTCCCCTTCCGGGTGATGCCCGCGCCCGGCAACGCGCTGGCCTTCGATGGTGTGGATGATTACGTTAGTGGCACGAACGCGCAACTCCCGCAAGGCAACGCCCCCCGCACCCTGGAGGCGTGGGTGAAGCCTGCCAACACCTACTGCGGCCTATTCATTTACGGCACGAATGCCACCAACCAACGCGCCGGCCTGAGCCTGGTGGATAACCGGCTCTACTACGCGGGATTTAACAACGACTTGATCGGCGCTACCGTCCTGGAAACTGACCGCTGGTGCCACGTGGCTGCCACCTTCGACGGCACTACCCTGCGGCTGTACGTGAACGGCGTGCTCGACGCCACGCAGACCAACACCTACACCACCACCGGCACGAACTGGCGCATGGGCTCCACCAACTTGGTCGACTCTACACCGGACAATCAGTTCCGCGGGCGCCTGGACGAGGTGCGCGTGTGGAACGTGGCCCGCAGCGTCGCCGACGTGCAGGCCGACATGCGTGCCGTGCCAGCCTTGCCGCTGCCGGCGGGCGTAGTGGCCTACTACAACTTCGATCAGGGCGCTCCCGCCGGCCCTAACGCGGGCCTGACCACAATCTACGACCTGGTGAGTGCCCGGCCCGCCACGCTCACCGGCTTCGACCTGAGCAGCGGCAACACCACCAGCAACTACGTGGAAAGCTACGCCCTGGTAGTGCCCACCGCCACGGCCGCCACCAACCGCCAGCCCAACAGCTTCACGGCCACCTGGACGGCCCCGGCCGTGGGCACCGTCACCAGCTATGTGCTGGACGTGGCCACCGATGCCGCCTTTACGGCCCCCGTCACCGGCTCGCCCTTCACGGTAGCGGCCCCGGCTACCAGCTACACGGTAACCGGAGTACGGAACGGTGGGGCGTATTACTACCGGGTGCGGGCCCTGAACGCCCCGCTCGTCGATCAGGGTGCCTTCTCCAACACGGCCCTGGTGGCCACTCCGCTGCCGGTGGAACTGACGGCCTTCACGGCCACGGCCGGGGACCCGCAGACCGTGCGCCTGGCCTGGGCCACGGCCTCGGAGCGCAACAGCGCCCGGTTTGAGGTGGAGCGCAGCCTCGACGGCCGCACCTTCCAGCCCATTGGCACGGTACCGGCCGCCGGCACCAGCAGCTCCCGCCGCACCTACTCGCTGCCGGACCAGCAGCTGCCGGCCGGCGCCACCCCGCTCTACTACCGCCTGCGCCAGGTGGACCTGGACGGAACATTTGCCTACTCTTCCGTGCAGGTGGTCACGCGCGCCGGCCAGTCGCGCCCGACCCTGACCCTAACGCTGGCCCCTAACCCTACCCAGGGTTCGACTACGCTGCACGGCGCCGCGGCCAGCACCCCGGTGCAGGTGTACGACGCTGTCGGGCGACTGGTCCTGACGGCCCGCACCGCGGCCGATGGCTCGGCCCGCCTGGTGCTGCCGGCCGGGCTGCCCACGGGCGTGTACGTGGTGCGCTGCGGCGCGCAGGCCGCCCGCCTGGTGCTGGAGTAA
- a CDS encoding sensor histidine kinase — protein sequence MWARMRVSLSWKLLAVVLLSLGSGTLVFVLHLPLLHRQMQGQLQHLRDEQQTYRRVAGALQQVPPARQADRQAQRRLVARVRQLLPGTTATDVYLVDLYGRQLYPAEPARQLDLQRELRRKLQPNNVIVPEHDSLLFFPVQFTDAGGYLLVQTPYPQYFQQFLDTYLWQVWAVGGLSALVFCGVFLLLQRPRIRYLRQLARQVQEMADNRFEGQVTEAGHDELGAVARSINEMARQLARHMAQERQNEQARYELITSLSHDLKSPLTSILGYLDLLQHHPGLHGDPTPQHYVATAHRKALLLNTRINRLFEYSQLSTLSERGLLQPVPTNVAMLLRQLAGDFTPLFERRGIRVRLVLAPDTVVLAIDHHYWVRALENLFENAVRYAAPDSEFLLHLTQQPNQVLLVLENETERSSDTDAERLFDWFYRGEAARRSEGSGLGLAITRRILALHHSSISAHWQGRRLQFRITIPQVL from the coding sequence ATGTGGGCCCGGATGCGCGTGTCGCTGAGTTGGAAGCTGCTGGCGGTGGTGCTGCTGAGCCTGGGCAGTGGCACGCTGGTGTTCGTGCTGCATCTGCCGCTGCTGCACCGGCAGATGCAGGGGCAGCTGCAGCACCTGCGCGACGAGCAGCAAACCTACCGGCGCGTGGCCGGCGCGCTGCAGCAGGTGCCCCCGGCGCGGCAGGCCGACAGGCAAGCCCAGCGCCGGCTGGTTGCCCGCGTGCGGCAGCTGCTACCCGGCACAACCGCCACGGACGTGTACCTGGTGGATTTGTATGGCCGCCAGCTGTACCCGGCCGAACCGGCCCGCCAGCTGGACTTGCAACGGGAGCTGCGCCGTAAGCTGCAGCCCAACAACGTGATTGTGCCCGAGCACGACAGCCTGCTCTTTTTCCCGGTGCAGTTCACCGACGCCGGCGGCTACCTGCTGGTACAGACTCCTTACCCTCAATATTTTCAGCAGTTTCTCGATACCTACCTGTGGCAGGTGTGGGCCGTGGGCGGCCTATCGGCGCTGGTGTTCTGCGGCGTGTTTCTGCTGCTGCAGCGCCCCCGCATCCGCTACCTGCGGCAGCTGGCCCGGCAGGTGCAGGAAATGGCGGACAACCGGTTTGAGGGCCAGGTAACGGAGGCCGGCCACGACGAGCTGGGGGCCGTGGCGCGCAGCATCAACGAAATGGCCCGGCAGCTGGCCCGCCACATGGCCCAGGAGCGCCAGAACGAGCAGGCCCGCTACGAACTCATCACCAGCCTGTCGCACGACCTCAAAAGCCCCCTCACGTCCATTCTGGGCTACCTGGACCTTCTGCAGCACCACCCCGGCCTGCACGGCGACCCAACCCCGCAGCACTACGTGGCCACCGCCCACCGCAAAGCCCTGCTGCTCAATACGCGCATCAACCGCCTGTTCGAGTACAGCCAGCTCAGCACGCTCTCGGAACGGGGGTTGCTGCAGCCGGTGCCCACCAACGTAGCCATGCTGCTGCGGCAGCTGGCCGGCGACTTCACGCCTCTGTTTGAGCGCCGGGGCATCCGGGTCCGGCTGGTCCTGGCCCCCGATACCGTGGTGCTGGCCATCGACCACCATTACTGGGTGCGGGCACTGGAAAACCTGTTTGAAAACGCCGTCCGATATGCCGCCCCCGACTCCGAGTTCCTGCTGCACCTAACCCAGCAGCCAAACCAGGTGCTGCTGGTGCTGGAAAACGAGACCGAGCGCAGCAGCGACACCGATGCCGAACGACTCTTCGACTGGTTCTACCGGGGGGAGGCCGCCCGGCGCAGTGAGGGCAGCGGCCTGGGCCTGGCCATCACCCGGCGCATTCTGGCGCTGCACCACAGCAGCATCAGCGCGCACTGGCAGGGCCGGCGGCTGCAGTTCCGCATTACCATCCCGCAGGTGCTCTAG
- a CDS encoding response regulator transcription factor: MPPTVLIVDDEAEIRELVAIYLQSDGLHTLQAATGDEALQQLSAHSVQLVVLDIMLDETDGFDVCRRIREQYTMPVLFLSARQAEIDKIKALTLGGDDFITKPFGSLELLARVKAQLRRYLTYNAATPAAVVTIGELRIDTDLHQVTVAGQPVRLTPKEFEILLLLARNRGYVFSIEKIYETIWQQPYLVADNTVMVHIAHLRQKIEPEPRTPQYVKTVWGFGYKM, translated from the coding sequence ATGCCCCCCACCGTACTCATTGTGGATGACGAAGCCGAAATCCGCGAGCTGGTTGCCATCTACCTGCAAAGCGACGGCCTGCACACGCTGCAGGCGGCCACGGGCGACGAAGCCCTGCAGCAGCTGAGCGCGCACTCCGTGCAGCTGGTGGTGCTGGATATCATGCTGGATGAAACGGACGGCTTCGACGTGTGCCGCCGCATCCGCGAGCAGTACACCATGCCCGTACTGTTTCTGTCGGCCAGGCAGGCCGAAATCGACAAGATCAAGGCCCTGACGCTGGGCGGCGACGACTTTATCACCAAGCCCTTCGGCTCGCTGGAGCTGCTGGCCCGGGTGAAAGCCCAGCTGCGGCGCTACCTGACCTACAACGCCGCCACCCCGGCGGCCGTGGTCACCATCGGCGAGCTGCGCATCGACACGGACCTGCACCAGGTAACGGTGGCCGGGCAGCCGGTACGGCTCACGCCCAAGGAGTTTGAGATCCTGCTGCTGCTGGCCCGCAACCGCGGGTACGTGTTCAGCATCGAGAAGATCTACGAAACCATCTGGCAGCAGCCCTACCTGGTGGCCGATAACACAGTGATGGTGCACATTGCGCATCTGCGGCAGAAAATCGAGCCGGAGCCGCGCACGCCGCAGTACGTGAAAACGGTCTGGGGCTTCGGCTACAAAATGTAA
- a CDS encoding Fic family protein → MRRLQPYIHQLPGWPTFTWDSAALQTLLGTVRHQQGRLLGRLEALGVDLRTEATLRTLTLDVLKSSEIEGELLPPASVRSSIAWRLGLEQAALPPADRRVEGVVAMLLDATQQAAAPLTAARLFGWHAALFPTGYSGLYPLQVGAWRTGPMQVVSGPLGRERVHYDAPAAQHLDEQMQQFLTWFNSDQGLDPVLKAGLAHFWFVTIHPFDDGNGRIARAIADLQLTRADGTGQRCYSMSAQIQAERQAYYDLLEASQRGPLDVTPWLTWFLACLGRALEAAEHTLSQVLTKARFWDLHRDMAFTVRQRQLLTRLLDGFEGKFTTAKWARMAHCSQDTAGRDIADLVAKGVLMHEGAGGRSTSYRLAPEA, encoded by the coding sequence ATGCGGAGATTACAACCATATATCCATCAGCTGCCGGGTTGGCCAACCTTTACCTGGGATTCGGCGGCCCTACAAACGTTGCTGGGTACCGTGCGCCACCAACAGGGGCGGCTACTGGGACGGCTCGAGGCGTTGGGCGTCGACCTGCGAACTGAGGCCACGTTGCGCACGCTCACGCTCGACGTGCTCAAGTCCAGCGAAATCGAAGGCGAATTGCTGCCCCCGGCCTCGGTTCGCTCCTCCATTGCCTGGCGCCTGGGGTTGGAGCAGGCCGCCTTGCCCCCCGCAGACCGGCGGGTGGAAGGCGTGGTGGCCATGCTGCTCGACGCCACCCAGCAGGCCGCGGCGCCGCTGACGGCGGCGCGCCTGTTCGGCTGGCACGCCGCCTTGTTTCCCACAGGCTACAGCGGCCTGTATCCGTTGCAGGTGGGCGCGTGGCGCACGGGCCCCATGCAGGTCGTATCCGGGCCGCTGGGCCGTGAGCGTGTGCACTACGACGCGCCCGCCGCGCAGCACCTGGACGAGCAGATGCAGCAGTTCCTGACGTGGTTCAACTCCGACCAGGGCCTGGACCCGGTGCTGAAAGCCGGGCTGGCCCATTTCTGGTTTGTAACAATCCACCCCTTCGACGACGGCAACGGCCGCATCGCGCGTGCCATCGCCGATTTGCAGCTGACCCGTGCCGACGGCACAGGCCAGCGCTGTTACAGCATGTCGGCGCAAATCCAGGCCGAGCGCCAAGCCTATTACGACCTGCTCGAAGCCAGCCAACGCGGCCCGTTAGACGTCACGCCGTGGTTGACGTGGTTTCTCGCGTGCTTGGGCCGAGCCTTGGAGGCCGCCGAGCACACCTTGAGCCAAGTGCTAACCAAAGCACGCTTCTGGGACCTTCACCGGGATATGGCGTTTACCGTACGCCAGCGCCAACTGCTCACGCGCCTGCTCGACGGCTTCGAAGGTAAATTCACCACGGCGAAATGGGCGCGCATGGCCCATTGCTCCCAGGATACGGCCGGCCGCGATATCGCTGACTTGGTGGCCAAGGGCGTATTGATGCACGAAGGTGCCGGCGGGCGCAGCACCAGCTATCGATTGGCCCCAGAAGCGTAG
- a CDS encoding serine hydrolase domain-containing protein produces the protein MEKLKKVPLPASTTPLRRVVLRGVATRLARRSGITLLLLTLSVTRLVAQALPPSTAQQIDSVFRAWNTPGSPGCAIGIVRNDSLIYAKGYGMANLETGTPITPETVFCLASVSKQFTGYSIVLLARQGKLRLDDDIHTYLPWMPAFKQKITIRHLLNHTSGLRDGGNAVLLGGVGFEGLITQQLALDYIKNATGLNFPPGTKHVYSNTNYILLAEIIKQVSGQSVNDFARANIFGPLGMTHARYVEQPGLIIRDRAVSYAKTSQGGYENTFNSVYTVGDGGSYASVRDLARWVTNFYHPKAGDQQDMAQLVELGQLLTGQKLTYAKGIYSNTYRGLTQYTHGGSVASYRTNIAVLPALNMGIIILANDATLDPAAKSNELIDLFLKNRPAARPAPAAVTAPSAAPVASTSGAGRLVRGSYLGDDGAQMSFPYLNRQLFLAFGGQQLPLSEVAPNTFTIVGNPGFRFVFAAEGKDSVVHMLSSDTDRRLVKYTAGSLSAGQLQPYAGIYHSPELDLFYTLRVHSGRLVASSLRSGSFPLKVLNARTMLLEHYGAKLSFLRDSRNQLTGFTLSNGGLVAVPFRKLN, from the coding sequence ATGGAAAAGCTCAAAAAAGTGCCGCTACCCGCATCTACGACCCCACTACGCAGAGTTGTTTTACGCGGCGTAGCCACGCGCCTGGCCCGGCGCAGTGGCATAACGCTGTTGCTGTTGACCCTCAGCGTCACCCGGTTGGTGGCCCAGGCGCTGCCACCATCCACCGCGCAGCAGATTGACAGTGTGTTTCGGGCCTGGAATACGCCTGGCAGCCCGGGCTGTGCCATTGGTATCGTGCGCAACGACTCGCTGATTTACGCCAAGGGGTACGGCATGGCCAATCTGGAAACCGGCACCCCCATCACCCCCGAAACCGTCTTCTGCCTGGCGTCCGTGTCAAAGCAATTTACGGGCTACAGCATCGTGCTGCTGGCCAGGCAGGGCAAGCTCCGGCTCGATGACGACATCCACACCTACCTGCCCTGGATGCCGGCCTTTAAGCAGAAAATCACCATCCGACACTTGCTCAACCACACCAGCGGGTTGCGCGACGGCGGCAACGCCGTCCTGCTGGGTGGCGTTGGGTTTGAGGGCCTGATTACCCAGCAGCTGGCCCTCGACTACATCAAAAACGCCACGGGGCTGAATTTCCCGCCCGGCACCAAGCACGTGTACTCCAACACCAACTACATCCTGCTGGCCGAAATCATCAAGCAGGTGAGCGGGCAGTCCGTCAACGACTTTGCCCGGGCGAACATCTTTGGCCCGTTGGGAATGACGCACGCCCGGTACGTTGAGCAGCCGGGCCTGATTATCCGGGACCGGGCGGTTTCCTACGCCAAAACCAGCCAGGGCGGCTACGAAAACACGTTCAACAGCGTCTACACCGTGGGGGACGGGGGCAGCTACGCCAGCGTGCGGGACCTGGCCCGGTGGGTCACCAACTTCTACCACCCCAAAGCCGGCGACCAGCAGGACATGGCGCAGCTGGTGGAACTGGGCCAGCTGCTGACCGGCCAGAAGCTGACCTACGCGAAGGGCATCTACTCCAACACCTACCGGGGCCTCACGCAGTACACGCACGGTGGGTCGGTGGCCAGCTACCGCACCAATATTGCCGTACTGCCGGCGTTGAACATGGGCATTATCATCCTGGCCAACGATGCGACCCTGGACCCCGCCGCAAAATCCAACGAGCTGATTGATCTGTTCCTGAAAAACCGACCGGCCGCTCGCCCGGCCCCGGCGGCGGTGACGGCCCCGTCTGCCGCCCCGGTGGCCTCTACGTCGGGAGCAGGCCGCTTGGTGCGGGGTAGTTACCTGGGCGACGATGGCGCGCAGATGAGCTTTCCGTACCTGAACCGCCAGCTGTTTCTCGCATTCGGCGGGCAGCAGCTGCCGCTCAGCGAAGTGGCCCCGAACACGTTCACGATTGTGGGCAACCCCGGCTTCCGGTTTGTCTTTGCCGCCGAAGGCAAAGACTCCGTTGTGCACATGCTTTCCAGTGATACGGACCGGCGGCTGGTGAAGTATACCGCCGGCAGCCTGTCCGCCGGCCAGCTGCAGCCGTACGCGGGCATCTACCATAGCCCCGAGCTGGACCTGTTCTACACGCTGCGGGTGCACAGCGGCCGCCTGGTAGCGAGCAGCCTCCGAAGCGGCAGCTTCCCGCTGAAGGTGCTCAACGCCCGCACGATGCTACTGGAACACTACGGGGCCAAGCTTTCCTTCCTGCGCGACTCCCGCAACCAGCTGACAGGGTTTACGCTCAGCAACGGCGGCCTGGTGGCGGTGCCCTTCCGCAAGCTTAACTGA